The DNA region AACACGGTTGTAGCAACCTGCTTTCGGACTCCCTCTGCCCAGAGTTGGGCATGGGTGAGCTCCATGCCCGGCAAGAGCAGCCCGAGCATGTCTTCAGCTAGGTAGCCAATCAAGTCGCAGGGGCGTACTTGCGCGCGCAGCAGTGGGACGACATGGCCACTGAGGAGTGTGCGCATCTGCGCCAAACTTAGTCCAGCAAGAGAGCCATAACGGTCTACCTGGAGGGCGCAGAGGACGGCGGCACCCCGTAGACAGGCGATCCGCTCTATCTCTTCCGCTATTCGGTGTCGGAATCCTTGTTCGGTCCACAGCCCTTGGTGCGCCGAGAACCAGAGTCCTCCGCGGAGTTGTTCCTGCCAGTAGCGGTGCTCTAAGATTCCACCGACCCAGCAGCTTACGGTCTCCAGCAGCTCCTCCTCTTGTGGAGCCAATGGTTCGGTGAGTTCACAGTAGAGCGCTCCGTAGGCATGCGTTTCAGAACGGAGCGGGAAGGCGTAGGCGTAAGATGAAGCAGCCAGCAGTGGCTCGTTGGGATGGAGGCGGAAGCGATGGGCTGATTCATTCCATCGCTGTGGCTCACCAGAGTAGATGGCGGCCCCAATGAGCGTTCCCTCTAAGAGGCAGAGCACGTCTTGAAGTGACGACCATGATTCGGGGGCACGTAGAGCGGCAACCCTCCATCCTCGGTGAGCCGGGCTGTAGAGGCAGAGTAGTGCGACTGGGGCCGGCACAAGCTGAACGAAGAGCTCGAGGAGCCCTTGCTCAAAGGTACCGTTCGGTGCTGAGCGGAGGTCCCACAAGGAGGTGACGGACTCCCACACTTTTGCCTTCTGGCGCAGCTCATAGTGCTGGATGTAGTTCTGCAGGAGCCCGCCAATCAGGAGGACGATATGTCCCAGGAGGCTTACGGTCGTTGCCGTATAGGCGTGGGGTTGGTCGCTGTCCAAGCATAGGACACCAACGGGGCGATTCTGTAGCAGGATTGGGACCCCTACAAAGGAGCTCGTCTTCGCTGGTTCCCGGTAGTAGGGGAGGAGCTCTAACTCTGCTGTGGGCTGGATTTCGGTGACGATCTCTGCCCGCCCTTCTGAGGCGATTTGGCTGACGATATCACGCCCGAGGGAGATTCTCCGAGGGTCAGCGCGGAAGAGCTCGGGAATGTCAGACTGCCAAGCTTCCAAAAAGAGCGCCTGCCGCTCGGCATCGAGCCAGAAGAGGGCTGCGGTCCGTGTTGGGGTGATGAGGCGCACGAGGGTGAGGACCCGTTCAATGAGAGCGCGGAAAGCATGCCGGGGCTCCGCTGGGGCTGCCGCAGGGGCGATGACGAACTCGGGGAGGCTGACCGCCCGAATACGTGCAGGCGGTGCTAGCGGAGGCGATGTTGGTTGCTGTTGGGCTGGTTGGGCTGGGACGGATGGGGTAGCGGCCTCTTGGCGCGGCCGGCGTCCAACGATCCGGACGCTGGAGATAGGGTCAGCGAACTCCACAGTCTCGAGGGATTCGGTATCAGCGTCAGCAGGGCCTTCGGTGGTAGTGAAGGCCTCTGCAAAGTCGTCGAAGATGAGGCGAGTGCCACGGCTTTCTTGCTGGACGGTCTTCCGGAGTCGGGCGGCTTGGGAGCGTAGAGCTGAAGCTGGGGGTAGCCCATCTCCAAAGCGCTGAGACAGCAGCACGAAGAAAGCAACGGCTCCCAGCAGGGCAGCAGAGACCCCGATGAGGCGAACAGCGGCATCGTCGAGCGCGAGAGCAATGAGGAGGCCCAAGAGAATGACGCCAGCAGCGAGCCAATCAATCGGGGTAAGGAGGCGCAGGAGGCGCTTCACTTCCTCAACCATCCTCGCTGCACGAGGCGAAATTCCACATACGAGTTCGCCGTCTGGCGGATGTTCTCCGTCCGCTGCTGGAGAGTGTCGCGGAGCAGCACCTCAAAGCGGGACTGGAGCCGCACTTCTTTTGCAACGGTGTAGCCCTGTTGCGCATCGGCCAGGATTCGACCTCTGCCAGACAGCGATGCTTGCCGGAGCTCTACCTGTAGCGGGCCCTGCTGGAGACGGCGCTGTTGTGGCCGGGAGCGGAGCACCGCGTGAATCTCTAAGAGTTGGCGACCACCCATAGGGCGGGCACCAACAATTCGGTACTCCGCTGTGTTCTGAACGGGGAACATCGCTGCAAGGACGTCCGAGTACTCGTGACGCCATGTCCGAGTGGTATCCAGAGGTGCTGTGGGGAAGGCAACGTACTCTTGCTGCAGGGGCAGGTACATCTGCTCCTCCAGTTGGCGTTCCATGAGTGGCTCCAATGCTTCTGGTATGGTGTCAGTACTCAGTTGCCGGAGACGGCGGAGGACAGCGTCGAGCCCGAAGACGGAATCAATGCGCCCATCGGGTGTGACGAGCATACGCACCTCAGTCCCTAGTAGCGCCGATAGGTGGGCAAACTCTGGGTTCGTCCGGTCACCAGCACTTCGGGAGTCGTACGCAAAGCTTCGCGCAGTCCCGTTAGTGTCAGGGAGAGTGAAGCTGGCAATCAAGGTGTCAATTCGCAAGCCTACTTCGATGCGTCCATCGGGCCGAATGGCGTGGATGACTTTTCGGTAGAACTGCCGTACGGCGCTTGTGTGCCGCATCGTGTCTTGGATGAGCGTGTCCAGCCGTATCATCCAGTAGTCGTACCACTCCGTTGGCTGGACGGCGTAGCGGAGTGTTTCTGGTAGGGTTACACGCTCGACAGGGATGAGGGAGTCACCAGCGGAGAAAGGTTCTACGTTGGATTCAGCTTGCGGAGCCTGCTGTGGACGGCAGGATGGGATGAGGAGGTAGCTGATCGCTGCGGCAATTGCTACTCTTCTCGCACAAAGCGCCATGTAAGCATAGTCTGCACGGTTTGACGGAAGGGAGGCGAGCCACCAGTGGGGGCGGCGGTGTATTCAGTGTGGGCATGGAGCTGTGAGCGTAGGATGAGGCCCCGCGGAGCCAATTCTACGGTGATTTGGGCGTGCCCCTTGCCGTCGCTGATGGTAACAGGAGACGGGCCAGCATTTGGTAGCCACGCTGTGGACGACAGCGGTACAAGCGCGGGCAGAACCCCAACCAGGATGCGGGTTGTGTCCGTAGTCTGAGAGATGAGGACCCGTGCCGTATCGCGCCATTCAATTCCTTCCAGCCACAGTGTGACGACTCGTTGCCATATGGAGTCCTCGCGTACTCGAATGCCGGGGACAATCCCTTTGTGAAGGTCGAACAGCAGTGCCCACCGCCCGTCAGAGACAGCAGCAAGCTTTGCTGGAAGCTCTGGGGACTTCTCGCCGAGCTCGTCCCGGAGATATAACCGCAGCCACTCTAGTTGCTCGCCTCGGATGTGAGCTATGTCCCCGTAGCTGGAAAAGAGGATTTCCAGCTCTGCAGCGAGCACGGCAGAGATGTATTCCAGGTCGGGATGGCGACGGCGAAGCTTTTCGGGAGCTTGGCTGTCAAACTCTACGACGACCGTGTCTTGCTGGAAGCGGTACTGCAGCCTCTCCACGCGGCATGCCACATCTGTCATGTCATGCTCACGACTGCTGAAGGCATAGAGTCGCAGGAGATAGGTGACCTCACGCTGCCACTCTTTGACAGAGCCGTCGGCAAAGGAGAGTCGGCCACGGGTCTGTTCCCGGAGTTCCCAGTATCGGATTCGTCCTACGGGGATGGAGG from Candidatus Kapaibacterium sp. includes:
- a CDS encoding GAF domain-containing protein, whose translation is MVEEVKRLLRLLTPIDWLAAGVILLGLLIALALDDAAVRLIGVSAALLGAVAFFVLLSQRFGDGLPPASALRSQAARLRKTVQQESRGTRLIFDDFAEAFTTTEGPADADTESLETVEFADPISSVRIVGRRPRQEAATPSVPAQPAQQQPTSPPLAPPARIRAVSLPEFVIAPAAAPAEPRHAFRALIERVLTLVRLITPTRTAALFWLDAERQALFLEAWQSDIPELFRADPRRISLGRDIVSQIASEGRAEIVTEIQPTAELELLPYYREPAKTSSFVGVPILLQNRPVGVLCLDSDQPHAYTATTVSLLGHIVLLIGGLLQNYIQHYELRQKAKVWESVTSLWDLRSAPNGTFEQGLLELFVQLVPAPVALLCLYSPAHRGWRVAALRAPESWSSLQDVLCLLEGTLIGAAIYSGEPQRWNESAHRFRLHPNEPLLAASSYAYAFPLRSETHAYGALYCELTEPLAPQEEELLETVSCWVGGILEHRYWQEQLRGGLWFSAHQGLWTEQGFRHRIAEEIERIACLRGAAVLCALQVDRYGSLAGLSLAQMRTLLSGHVVPLLRAQVRPCDLIGYLAEDMLGLLLPGMELTHAQLWAEGVRKQVATTVFSFEGHRLSLTLSIGLTDLRRHMSAEDALRAVQIALQKALQKGNSVIPYD
- a CDS encoding DUF6263 family protein — protein: MALCARRVAIAAAISYLLIPSCRPQQAPQAESNVEPFSAGDSLIPVERVTLPETLRYAVQPTEWYDYWMIRLDTLIQDTMRHTSAVRQFYRKVIHAIRPDGRIEVGLRIDTLIASFTLPDTNGTARSFAYDSRSAGDRTNPEFAHLSALLGTEVRMLVTPDGRIDSVFGLDAVLRRLRQLSTDTIPEALEPLMERQLEEQMYLPLQQEYVAFPTAPLDTTRTWRHEYSDVLAAMFPVQNTAEYRIVGARPMGGRQLLEIHAVLRSRPQQRRLQQGPLQVELRQASLSGRGRILADAQQGYTVAKEVRLQSRFEVLLRDTLQQRTENIRQTANSYVEFRLVQRGWLRK